In Aminobacterium sp. MB27-C1, a single genomic region encodes these proteins:
- a CDS encoding DUF1850 domain-containing protein, whose product MRTQDQKIWSAPVPSGTKIVTGFVHSVEKTPVEDVYIVSGGRIWLWEERFRSHNAGLPTEPPKHGRFLLHKDWMIVQGSSYEWETLRVRIGDSQIGKNWFSSTMTGKLDLFQTIPNSLLYVEMKQVPLFFKKMPFTF is encoded by the coding sequence TTGCGAACTCAAGATCAAAAAATTTGGTCAGCACCAGTTCCTTCTGGAACTAAAATAGTAACCGGATTCGTTCACTCCGTTGAAAAAACTCCTGTTGAGGATGTTTATATTGTGTCAGGTGGTCGTATTTGGCTTTGGGAGGAGCGTTTTCGATCTCATAACGCAGGGCTTCCAACCGAACCTCCTAAACATGGGCGATTTTTATTGCACAAAGATTGGATGATTGTCCAAGGAAGTTCTTATGAGTGGGAAACATTACGAGTTCGCATAGGCGATAGCCAAATAGGGAAAAACTGGTTTTCGTCTACTATGACTGGTAAACTTGACCTTTTCCAAACAATACCTAATAGCCTTCTCTACGTTGAAATGAAACAGGTTCCTCTATTTTTTAAAAAGATGCCTTTTACTTTTTAA